The following coding sequences lie in one Kribbella sp. NBC_00709 genomic window:
- a CDS encoding aconitase X catalytic domain-containing protein translates to MQSLHLTAEEEAMLGGQEGAGVALAMRVIVGQARSSEAPRLVEITSAHVDSCLYHGQVSLDFANRLVELGARVRVPSTLNVGSMDLIHPGLVRDHELAAAGRELMAAYVALGCTPTFTCAPYQLPDRPGFGEHIAWAESNAIVFANSVLGARTDRYGDFLDVCAAITGRAPYSGLQTTEARRGTVVFDCRPLGDFLQSELAYPLLGHHIGSVVGAGIPVLVGIPAEATEDDLKALGAAAASAGGVALFHAVGITPEAPREFAELPVREVDLDILLRVRRELSTTGELDAVSVGTPHASYAECVRLAGLVADGAPLKVPFYLSTSRLTRERLGPTLDTLEDAGVTVVVDTCTYVTAILSPDWKNVMTNSGKWAHYAPGNINVSAVLGSLAECVASARAGHVVFES, encoded by the coding sequence ATGCAGAGTCTTCACCTGACCGCCGAGGAAGAGGCAATGCTCGGCGGTCAGGAGGGCGCGGGCGTCGCGCTCGCAATGCGGGTGATCGTTGGACAGGCGCGCAGCTCCGAGGCGCCGCGGCTCGTCGAGATCACCTCCGCGCACGTCGATTCGTGCCTGTACCACGGCCAGGTCAGCCTCGACTTCGCCAACCGTCTCGTCGAGCTGGGCGCTCGCGTGCGGGTGCCGTCGACGTTGAACGTCGGCTCGATGGACCTCATCCATCCCGGGCTCGTCCGCGATCACGAGCTCGCCGCCGCGGGGCGTGAGCTGATGGCGGCGTACGTCGCGCTCGGATGTACGCCGACATTCACCTGCGCGCCGTACCAGCTCCCGGACCGACCCGGGTTCGGCGAGCACATCGCGTGGGCTGAGTCGAACGCGATCGTGTTCGCGAACTCGGTCCTCGGCGCCCGGACCGATCGGTACGGCGACTTCCTCGACGTCTGCGCGGCGATCACCGGGCGCGCGCCGTACTCCGGGCTGCAGACGACCGAGGCGCGGCGGGGGACCGTGGTGTTCGACTGCCGTCCGTTGGGCGACTTCCTGCAGTCGGAGTTGGCGTATCCGCTGCTCGGGCATCACATCGGGTCGGTGGTCGGGGCCGGAATCCCTGTGCTGGTTGGGATTCCGGCGGAGGCGACCGAGGACGATCTGAAGGCATTGGGCGCGGCGGCAGCGTCGGCTGGGGGAGTCGCGTTGTTCCATGCAGTGGGCATCACGCCGGAGGCGCCGCGCGAGTTCGCCGAGCTTCCGGTGCGTGAAGTCGATCTCGACATCCTGCTGCGCGTCAGGCGGGAGTTGTCGACGACCGGGGAGCTCGATGCGGTGAGCGTCGGTACGCCGCATGCGTCGTACGCCGAATGTGTGCGACTGGCCGGGCTGGTCGCGGACGGGGCGCCGTTGAAGGTGCCGTTCTACCTGTCGACCAGTCGACTCACGCGGGAGCGCTTGGGACCCACGCTCGACACGTTGGAAGATGCAGGTGTGACTGTGGTCGTCGACACCTGCACGTATGTCACCGCGATCCTGTCGCCCGACTGGAAGAACGTGATGACGAACTCGGGCAAGTGGGCGCACTACGCACCCGGCAACATCAACGTCTCCGCCGTCCTCGGTTCGCTGGCCGAATGCGTCGCCTCGGCCCGCGCCGGTCACGTGGTCTTCGAGTCATGA
- a CDS encoding aconitase X swivel domain-containing protein produces MIIQGRTLHPGTATGEPIRLTAPLSFWGGTDEHGRIVDAHHPQCGAVLTGRILLMESGRGSSSASSVLAEQIRARTAPAAIILARPDSIIPLGALVAAELYGLNLPVVVAPYDAVPDNAVLHVDATPTHATITW; encoded by the coding sequence ATGATCATCCAGGGCCGAACGCTCCACCCCGGCACCGCGACGGGCGAGCCCATCCGTCTCACCGCGCCGCTCTCGTTCTGGGGCGGCACCGACGAACACGGTCGCATCGTCGACGCCCATCATCCTCAATGCGGCGCCGTGCTGACCGGCCGCATCCTCTTGATGGAATCCGGCCGCGGCTCCAGTTCCGCGTCCAGCGTGCTGGCCGAACAGATCCGCGCCCGTACGGCTCCTGCCGCGATCATCCTGGCCCGCCCCGACTCGATCATCCCGCTCGGCGCTCTCGTTGCCGCCGAGCTCTACGGCCTCAACCTCCCCGTCGTCGTCGCGCCGTACGACGCCGTACCGGACAACGCAGTACTGCACGTCGATGCAACGCCGACCCACGCAACCATCACCTGGTAG
- a CDS encoding MFS transporter, with product MEKVFIRWTWMRAVLHNGWWLVTSVYLVVDAGLSPAELVLIGSVQSAFALVFEVPAGVVADTISRKWSLVISQVLMGTAMLATGLFESFPALLATQVLWGISWTFASGSDVALITDELDQPGRINLVLARAARAQLTGAAVGLVALGLLAWATRRDVTIVIAGIAMMSLALYIALRFTEHNFVPTRTARWSTSWITFRRGVTLVRRSRAILLIFAATFLVNGASDAAGRLTQKQLLDLGLPPSILWFTVLGVIGLVVGAIILRLVTNRINGSHAATDYALAAVVGVVSMLLLAFARDPVLGATAVILLNGIVTPLTRVISTIWVNTRTTADIRATTHSFLAQLEYLGEIVCGIGISTLAGLTTLPVALAGCAVLFAATAVLMRRGGAATR from the coding sequence ATGGAGAAGGTCTTCATCCGGTGGACCTGGATGCGCGCGGTCCTGCACAACGGGTGGTGGCTGGTCACGAGCGTCTACCTGGTCGTCGACGCCGGCCTCTCCCCGGCCGAGCTGGTGCTGATCGGGTCGGTGCAGAGTGCGTTCGCGCTCGTGTTCGAAGTACCGGCAGGTGTCGTCGCCGACACGATCAGCCGGAAGTGGTCGCTGGTCATCTCACAGGTGCTGATGGGTACGGCGATGCTCGCGACCGGCCTGTTCGAGTCGTTCCCGGCGCTCCTCGCCACGCAGGTGCTCTGGGGAATCTCGTGGACCTTCGCGAGCGGATCCGATGTCGCTCTCATCACCGACGAACTGGACCAGCCCGGTCGGATCAACCTCGTCCTGGCTCGCGCCGCCCGCGCCCAACTGACCGGCGCCGCGGTAGGCCTCGTCGCCCTGGGTCTACTCGCGTGGGCAACCCGGCGCGATGTGACGATCGTGATTGCGGGTATCGCGATGATGTCGCTCGCGCTCTACATCGCGCTCCGCTTCACCGAACACAACTTCGTCCCGACCCGGACGGCCCGGTGGTCGACGTCTTGGATCACCTTTCGCCGTGGCGTCACGCTGGTACGGCGGAGTCGCGCGATCCTGCTGATCTTCGCCGCGACGTTCCTCGTCAACGGGGCCTCGGACGCCGCCGGACGGCTGACCCAGAAGCAGTTGCTCGACCTCGGTCTGCCGCCATCGATTCTCTGGTTCACAGTGCTCGGCGTGATCGGGCTGGTTGTCGGCGCCATCATTCTCCGGCTCGTCACCAACCGGATCAACGGCAGTCACGCGGCGACCGATTACGCGCTGGCCGCCGTCGTCGGTGTGGTCAGCATGCTCTTGCTCGCATTCGCCCGCGATCCGGTCCTCGGCGCGACCGCGGTCATACTCCTGAACGGCATCGTCACTCCGCTGACCCGCGTCATCAGCACCATCTGGGTCAACACCCGCACCACCGCGGACATCCGCGCGACAACGCACTCGTTCCTCGCCCAACTCGAGTACCTCGGCGAGATCGTCTGCGGCATCGGCATCTCCACGCTCGCCGGCCTCACCACACTCCCCGTCGCCCTGGCCGGATGCGCGGTCCTCTTTGCAGCAACCGCCGTACTGATGCGTCGAGGCGGTGCAGCTACCAGGTGA
- a CDS encoding phosphatase PAP2 family protein, with the protein MAQVTLERVGQPALPELGRHRGGGIWRIVREVALLAALFGVYNLGRFLSAEHSGSAIRHAHELIRWEAWLGLPSEATLQHHALQVDGLARIANLFYATVHFPLTAMVLLWLMIRRPAEYGKARWALASLTGLALIGHMFFPLAPPRMMPGWVDTGVLLGQSVYGPSTHSGIANQFAAMPSLHVGWALMVAVFLIRATRSRWRWLWIAHPLLTFFVVVVTANHYWLDGLVAIALAVPLLLIFDSSSARTRKGSRSSTSLAAAAPMSNHRPISSSRP; encoded by the coding sequence ATGGCGCAGGTGACTCTGGAGCGGGTGGGCCAACCCGCACTGCCGGAGCTGGGGAGGCATCGTGGGGGCGGGATCTGGCGGATCGTCCGCGAGGTGGCGCTGCTGGCGGCCCTGTTCGGGGTCTACAACCTCGGACGATTCCTGTCGGCGGAGCACTCGGGGTCGGCGATCAGGCACGCCCACGAGCTGATCCGCTGGGAGGCCTGGCTCGGGCTGCCGAGCGAGGCGACGCTGCAGCACCACGCGCTCCAGGTCGACGGGCTCGCCCGGATCGCGAACCTGTTCTACGCGACCGTGCACTTCCCGCTGACCGCGATGGTCCTGCTGTGGTTGATGATCCGTCGCCCGGCCGAGTACGGGAAGGCGCGGTGGGCGCTCGCGTCACTGACCGGGCTGGCGCTGATCGGGCACATGTTCTTCCCGCTCGCGCCGCCGCGGATGATGCCGGGCTGGGTGGACACCGGGGTGCTGCTCGGCCAGTCGGTCTACGGGCCGAGCACGCACTCCGGGATCGCGAATCAGTTCGCCGCGATGCCGAGCCTGCATGTGGGCTGGGCGCTGATGGTCGCGGTGTTCCTGATCCGCGCGACGCGATCGCGGTGGCGCTGGCTGTGGATCGCACACCCGCTGCTCACCTTCTTCGTCGTCGTGGTGACCGCGAACCACTACTGGCTGGACGGTCTGGTCGCGATCGCGCTCGCAGTGCCGCTGCTCCTGATCTTCGACAGCTCGTCGGCGCGGACCAGGAAGGGTTCGCGGTCCAGCACCAGCCTCGCCGCGGCCGCGCCGATGTCGAACCACAGGCCGATCAGTTCGAGCCGGCCCTGA
- a CDS encoding nuclear transport factor 2 family protein has translation MRAVVAVDSGTVGLAEVDEVRPGAGEMVIEVAAFSINRGETFQLERPRDGWRPGKDIAGRVIEAAPDGPPAGSRVVAHLPHSGWAERVTVPPTQVAVLPDSISFEQAAALPLAGLTALRLLRTAGSVIGRRILLTGASGGVGHYFTELAANAGAAVTAVVSSPARGARLLELGAENLVYDVADALGPFDLVFESVGGESLPIALSKLVPGGDLIWFGEASRQPVTLDFFDFFTAPEAARIRHFHYVHGRDDEDLATLVRLVASGRLHPELGRVEDWSRTDAVLDDLRNRRVRGNAVLTLHKEATPMDPKTVVTRYVEAVAAGDRATMYASFAPDVVWTYPGDLPLSGDWKGRDLVMDEFLGAVAGKLFAPDTPVAIALTNVIADGEQVFAEWTAQATARAGGAYANKCGAVFTVRDGVIVAVREYTDTDHARRVLFPDESML, from the coding sequence ATGAGGGCAGTGGTTGCGGTGGACAGCGGCACGGTCGGGCTGGCCGAGGTCGACGAGGTCCGGCCGGGTGCGGGCGAGATGGTGATCGAGGTCGCGGCCTTCTCGATCAACCGCGGCGAGACCTTCCAGTTGGAGCGGCCGCGGGACGGCTGGCGACCGGGCAAGGACATCGCGGGCCGCGTGATCGAGGCAGCCCCCGACGGTCCGCCGGCCGGCAGTCGCGTGGTCGCACATCTGCCGCACTCGGGTTGGGCCGAACGGGTGACCGTGCCGCCCACGCAGGTCGCAGTACTCCCGGACAGCATCTCGTTCGAGCAGGCCGCCGCGCTTCCGCTCGCAGGACTGACCGCGCTGCGCTTGCTGCGTACGGCGGGCAGCGTGATCGGACGACGGATCCTGCTGACCGGCGCATCCGGCGGAGTCGGCCACTACTTCACGGAGCTCGCAGCCAACGCCGGCGCGGCCGTCACCGCGGTCGTCTCTTCCCCGGCTCGCGGCGCGCGTCTGCTCGAACTCGGCGCCGAGAACCTCGTGTACGACGTGGCCGACGCGCTCGGTCCCTTCGACCTCGTCTTCGAGTCCGTCGGCGGTGAGAGCCTGCCGATCGCGTTGTCGAAGCTGGTCCCCGGCGGTGACCTGATCTGGTTCGGTGAGGCCAGCCGGCAACCGGTCACGCTCGACTTCTTCGACTTCTTCACCGCCCCGGAGGCCGCGCGCATCCGGCATTTCCACTACGTCCACGGCCGCGATGACGAAGACCTGGCAACGCTGGTCCGCCTGGTCGCATCCGGCAGGCTCCATCCGGAGCTGGGCCGCGTCGAGGACTGGTCCCGGACCGACGCCGTACTCGACGACCTTCGCAATCGCCGCGTCCGCGGCAACGCCGTACTCACTCTGCACAAGGAGGCAACACCAATGGATCCGAAGACCGTCGTGACCCGGTACGTCGAAGCGGTGGCGGCCGGCGACCGGGCGACCATGTACGCCAGCTTCGCCCCGGACGTCGTCTGGACCTACCCGGGCGACCTTCCGTTGTCCGGTGATTGGAAGGGCAGGGATCTGGTCATGGACGAGTTCCTGGGTGCGGTGGCCGGCAAGCTCTTCGCGCCGGATACGCCGGTTGCCATCGCACTGACGAACGTCATCGCCGACGGCGAGCAGGTGTTCGCCGAGTGGACTGCGCAGGCGACCGCCCGGGCCGGTGGCGCCTATGCCAACAAATGTGGAGCAGTCTTCACTGTTCGGGACGGTGTGATCGTCGCGGTCCGGGAGTACACCGACACCGATCACGCGCGCCGGGTGCTGTTCCCGGACGAATCGATGCTCTGA
- a CDS encoding winged helix-turn-helix transcriptional regulator has product MDTDQVRGRWDATKGACPTRQVLGRIGDTWTMLVISTLEKGGTLRSGQLKSIIEGITQKMLTQTLRHLERDGVVRRDVVPTVPVTVSYTLTPLGRSLAAAVATMRTWAYDHMDEIAAARDEYDANL; this is encoded by the coding sequence ATGGATACCGACCAGGTCAGAGGCAGGTGGGACGCCACCAAAGGCGCCTGCCCGACACGTCAGGTGCTCGGCCGGATCGGCGACACCTGGACGATGCTGGTGATCAGCACGCTCGAAAAGGGCGGCACGCTGCGCTCCGGACAGCTCAAGTCGATCATCGAGGGCATCACGCAGAAGATGCTCACGCAGACCCTGCGGCACCTCGAGCGGGACGGCGTCGTCCGACGTGACGTGGTTCCTACTGTTCCGGTGACGGTCAGCTATACGCTGACGCCGCTCGGCCGGAGCCTGGCCGCGGCGGTCGCGACGATGCGCACCTGGGCCTACGACCACATGGACGAGATCGCCGCCGCCCGCGACGAGTACGACGCCAACCTCTGA
- a CDS encoding SDR family NAD(P)-dependent oxidoreductase: protein MDLQLSGKTAVVTGASKGIGLACVEVLAREGAKVTGISRDPANLAKAQEQLPDLTFAVEAVDLTDPDATRAAFERIGVPDILINCAGAARRTPVDELDSKALHAAMEAKYFTYMHATEAVIRGMAERGSGAVVNVVGQGGRAANPLHIGGGAANAALMLASVGYAKAYAGQGVRVNVINPGTTRTNRVDEGLEAAVRATGRPKDELLAEMVREVPMGRFGEPEEVANVAVFLASPLASYVTASILTMDGATTAGI, encoded by the coding sequence GTGGATCTGCAACTGTCCGGGAAGACCGCGGTCGTCACCGGGGCCAGCAAGGGCATCGGACTTGCCTGTGTGGAGGTGCTCGCGCGGGAAGGCGCCAAGGTGACCGGCATTTCGCGTGATCCCGCGAACCTCGCCAAGGCGCAGGAGCAGCTGCCGGACCTCACCTTCGCAGTGGAAGCGGTCGACCTGACCGACCCCGACGCGACCAGGGCCGCGTTCGAGCGCATCGGCGTACCGGACATCCTGATCAACTGCGCGGGCGCCGCCCGGCGTACCCCGGTGGACGAGCTGGACAGCAAGGCGCTGCATGCCGCGATGGAGGCGAAGTACTTCACGTACATGCACGCGACCGAGGCCGTCATCCGTGGGATGGCGGAGCGCGGCAGCGGCGCGGTGGTGAACGTCGTCGGCCAGGGCGGTCGCGCGGCGAACCCGCTGCACATCGGCGGCGGCGCGGCCAACGCGGCGCTGATGCTGGCGTCGGTCGGCTACGCGAAGGCGTACGCCGGTCAGGGCGTCCGGGTGAACGTGATCAACCCGGGTACGACGCGCACCAACCGGGTCGACGAAGGGCTCGAGGCCGCGGTCCGCGCGACCGGTAGGCCGAAGGACGAGCTGCTCGCCGAGATGGTCCGCGAGGTCCCGATGGGCCGCTTCGGCGAGCCCGAAGAGGTCGCGAACGTCGCCGTCTTCCTCGCCTCCCCGCTCGCGAGCTACGTCACCGCCTCGATCCTCACCATGGACGGCGCCACCACCGCGGGCATCTGA
- a CDS encoding DUF427 domain-containing protein, which yields MSAYPEPLIPPGGTAPVPRRIRAMLDDRVVLDTMDAIYLWEFPPYPQYYVPVADVADGVLTDTGETKAFGHGVARVHTAGSGHAWVYDDGVAKDRVRFQWDALDSWFEEDEEVFVHPRNPYSRVDAIKSTRQIRVSVDDVILAESDATVIVFETGLPPRYYFPRTAVHLEHLTPADTVTACPYKGKTSAYWSTAGVPDVAWSYDFPTAPLLPVAGHLAFFNEFVDLTIDGVPQERPITPFTNVNLRAGHPN from the coding sequence ATGAGCGCCTACCCCGAACCCCTGATCCCGCCCGGCGGTACCGCACCGGTCCCGCGGCGGATCCGCGCGATGCTCGACGACCGCGTCGTCCTCGACACGATGGACGCGATCTATCTGTGGGAGTTCCCGCCGTACCCGCAGTACTACGTCCCGGTCGCCGACGTGGCCGACGGCGTACTGACGGACACCGGTGAGACGAAGGCGTTCGGGCACGGCGTGGCGCGCGTGCACACCGCCGGATCCGGGCACGCCTGGGTGTACGACGACGGCGTTGCAAAGGACCGCGTCCGGTTCCAATGGGATGCACTCGACAGCTGGTTCGAGGAAGACGAGGAAGTCTTCGTTCACCCACGCAACCCGTACTCGCGGGTGGACGCGATCAAGTCCACCCGGCAGATCCGCGTGTCCGTCGACGACGTGATCCTCGCCGAGTCGGACGCCACCGTCATCGTCTTCGAGACCGGGCTGCCACCGCGCTACTACTTCCCACGGACCGCGGTGCACCTCGAGCACCTCACCCCGGCGGACACCGTGACGGCCTGCCCGTACAAGGGCAAGACGTCGGCCTACTGGTCCACAGCTGGTGTGCCCGATGTCGCCTGGTCGTACGACTTCCCGACCGCACCCCTGCTGCCGGTTGCCGGGCACCTCGCGTTCTTCAACGAGTTCGTCGACCTGACCATCGACGGCGTACCTCAGGAGCGGCCGATCACCCCGTTCACGAACGTCAACCTGAGGGCGGGGCACCCGAACTGA
- a CDS encoding fibronectin type III domain-containing protein produces the protein MSLRRPTLIVLAAIALVSTAAATAPADAVQANQPTPAKYPQLAAKPYMGWSSWSLQSTNYPGVNPDGPGSFISEQNILTQAKALATKLKPYGYEYINVDAGWQDGGDEYGRPVAMAKRFPRGMKAVGDDIHKLGLKFGIYTTVGLGTDVYRDGNTPIYDAPGCFTRDIVYPDLRKTNGWDAAYKINYESPCAQKYADSIAKLFASWGVDFIKMDGVGPGSWKGAPDDPNHNNTEDIEGWWRAVQNAGRPMQYTLSWSLSHRYADVWKQNSNGWRIDTDVECYCDTIVKWDSSVKARWWDLPQWIDDAGPGHWNNLDALNVGVGEMDGLTDAERQSYMTFWAINSAPLFAGDDLTKLDAYGLKLLTNREVIAIDQSGNPARPLNQDQLQQTWYAQNSDGSTTVALFNLADSPATVTGRFDQLGIDGKATVRDIWANQNTRNISGAVSAQLPAHGSKLYKITPNSSASIPADLTATDVGRTTVSLNWRPSAGASSYKVFANGKQVATSSGTSVVVSGLLPQTQYAFTVRGSKGGTSAPVTMFTAKNGGPVRYEAEASSSTLTGDAGVSGCTLCSGGAKIGNIGYGSTVTLNNITVPTTGTYLVKIAYTDGDTSRQSMLTVNGTDSYWVNYSGLGDNDWGTPQVTYLPMKLTAGANAIKVSNPNGYIADIDWITV, from the coding sequence ATGTCCTTGAGACGCCCCACTCTGATCGTGCTGGCTGCCATCGCCCTGGTGTCGACGGCAGCCGCAACCGCCCCCGCCGACGCGGTCCAGGCGAACCAGCCGACCCCCGCCAAATACCCGCAGCTCGCCGCCAAGCCCTACATGGGCTGGAGCAGCTGGAGCCTGCAGTCGACCAACTACCCGGGCGTCAACCCCGACGGTCCCGGCAGTTTCATCAGCGAACAGAACATCCTCACCCAGGCGAAGGCCCTGGCCACCAAGCTCAAGCCGTACGGCTACGAGTACATCAACGTCGACGCCGGCTGGCAGGACGGCGGCGACGAGTACGGCCGCCCGGTCGCGATGGCGAAGCGGTTCCCGCGCGGGATGAAGGCGGTCGGCGACGACATCCACAAGCTCGGCCTGAAGTTCGGCATCTACACCACGGTCGGGCTCGGCACGGACGTCTACCGCGACGGCAACACGCCGATCTACGACGCGCCCGGCTGCTTCACCCGCGACATCGTGTACCCCGACCTGCGCAAGACCAACGGCTGGGACGCGGCGTACAAGATCAACTACGAGAGCCCGTGCGCGCAGAAGTACGCCGACTCGATCGCCAAGCTGTTCGCGTCCTGGGGTGTCGACTTCATCAAGATGGACGGTGTCGGTCCCGGCTCGTGGAAGGGCGCGCCGGACGACCCGAACCACAACAACACCGAGGACATCGAGGGCTGGTGGCGCGCGGTACAGAACGCCGGCCGGCCGATGCAGTACACGCTGTCCTGGTCACTCAGCCACCGGTACGCCGACGTGTGGAAGCAGAACTCGAACGGCTGGCGGATCGACACCGACGTCGAGTGCTACTGCGACACGATCGTCAAATGGGACAGCTCGGTGAAGGCCCGCTGGTGGGACCTCCCGCAGTGGATCGACGACGCCGGTCCCGGGCACTGGAACAACCTGGACGCGCTCAACGTCGGTGTCGGCGAGATGGACGGCCTGACCGACGCCGAACGGCAGAGCTACATGACGTTCTGGGCGATCAACTCCGCACCGCTGTTCGCGGGTGACGACCTGACCAAGCTGGACGCGTACGGCCTCAAGCTGCTGACGAACCGCGAGGTCATCGCGATCGACCAGTCCGGCAACCCGGCCCGCCCGCTGAACCAGGACCAGCTGCAGCAGACCTGGTACGCACAGAACAGCGACGGCAGCACAACGGTCGCGCTGTTCAACCTGGCCGACTCCCCCGCCACCGTGACCGGCAGGTTCGACCAACTCGGTATCGACGGCAAAGCCACCGTCCGCGACATCTGGGCGAACCAGAACACCCGCAACATCAGCGGTGCAGTCAGCGCACAGCTTCCGGCGCACGGGTCGAAGCTGTACAAGATCACGCCGAACTCTTCGGCGAGCATCCCGGCCGACCTGACGGCGACCGACGTCGGCCGGACGACGGTGTCGCTGAACTGGCGACCGAGCGCCGGCGCCTCGTCGTACAAAGTGTTTGCCAACGGCAAACAGGTTGCGACGAGCTCCGGTACGAGTGTCGTGGTGAGCGGGCTGTTGCCGCAGACGCAGTACGCCTTCACCGTGCGGGGTTCCAAGGGTGGAACGAGCGCACCGGTGACGATGTTCACCGCGAAGAACGGCGGACCGGTTCGGTACGAGGCCGAGGCGTCGAGCAGCACGTTGACCGGGGACGCGGGTGTGTCCGGGTGCACCCTGTGCTCGGGCGGCGCGAAGATCGGCAACATCGGCTACGGCTCGACGGTCACGCTGAACAACATCACCGTGCCGACGACCGGGACGTACCTGGTGAAGATCGCCTACACCGACGGCGACACCAGTCGGCAGAGCATGCTGACGGTCAACGGCACCGACAGCTATTGGGTCAACTACAGCGGCCTCGGCGACAACGACTGGGGTACGCCGCAGGTGACGTACCTCCCGATGAAGCTGACGGCCGGAGCGAACGCGATCAAGGTCAGCAACCCGAACGGCTACATCGCCGACATCGACTGGATCACCGTCTGA
- a CDS encoding lysyl oxidase family protein, with product MNARKLGRTAIAVAGAAGLIALAAAGASASTQAVARPPLKLVAGSTDVTLDSIEDYGVDLDLGTHVVAGNAPIEVRTTRASYSSPVVATQYAHGKPTRQLPKGLVTDFSGLGKFLHITLTDAAGKKVLEKDQSVCLNGDGSRTRPDAPATSPYPDGCTANPFTQGAVWGLQTGWSARTFGDEAPVQLAVGKYKATVTVSKGYRDFFKIPAPDAAVTLNVTVQKSDTCVRGCFGAKKAAASSVAPKPNAARSTGKASVPKGPKPDLRPVPAWGIVAAPGDEGTPDASKDFLQFSATVWNAGPSPLVLDGFRRQGKDLMDAYQYFYDTKGKQVGYQNTGTLEWDGRPGHNHWHFTDFARYSLLNAKQTEVVRSQKEAFCLAATDAIDYTVKGANWHPDNTDLHTACGDHGSLSVREVLDVGSGDTYEQSLPGQSFDITNLANGTYYVQVSANPENRLYESNTKNNVALRKVILGGTKHHRTVQVPPVGVITAP from the coding sequence GTGAACGCAAGGAAACTCGGCCGCACGGCGATCGCCGTGGCCGGGGCGGCCGGTCTGATCGCACTCGCGGCCGCCGGCGCGTCGGCGAGCACCCAGGCGGTGGCACGACCGCCCTTGAAATTAGTTGCTGGTAGCACCGATGTGACGCTGGACAGCATCGAGGACTACGGCGTCGACCTCGATCTCGGTACGCATGTCGTCGCGGGCAACGCGCCGATCGAGGTGCGGACCACGCGCGCGTCGTACAGCTCGCCGGTGGTCGCGACGCAGTACGCCCACGGCAAGCCGACCCGACAGTTGCCGAAGGGGCTGGTCACGGACTTCTCCGGACTCGGGAAGTTCCTGCACATCACGCTCACCGATGCCGCCGGCAAGAAGGTGCTCGAGAAGGACCAGTCGGTCTGCCTGAACGGCGACGGGTCCCGGACCCGGCCGGATGCGCCCGCGACGTCGCCGTACCCGGACGGATGTACGGCGAACCCGTTCACGCAGGGCGCGGTCTGGGGCCTGCAGACGGGGTGGTCCGCGCGGACGTTCGGCGACGAGGCTCCGGTGCAGCTTGCCGTCGGCAAGTACAAGGCGACTGTCACGGTGAGCAAGGGCTACCGGGACTTCTTCAAGATCCCGGCGCCGGACGCAGCGGTGACCTTGAACGTGACGGTCCAGAAGAGCGACACGTGTGTGCGGGGTTGCTTCGGCGCGAAGAAGGCGGCGGCGAGCTCGGTGGCGCCGAAGCCGAACGCGGCCCGTTCGACCGGGAAGGCGAGCGTGCCGAAAGGCCCGAAACCGGACCTGCGGCCGGTGCCGGCGTGGGGGATCGTGGCCGCGCCGGGCGACGAGGGTACGCCGGACGCCAGCAAGGACTTCCTGCAGTTCTCGGCGACCGTGTGGAACGCGGGGCCGTCGCCGCTGGTGCTGGACGGGTTCCGGCGGCAGGGCAAGGACCTGATGGACGCGTACCAGTACTTCTACGACACGAAGGGCAAGCAGGTCGGATATCAGAACACCGGAACGCTGGAGTGGGACGGCCGGCCCGGACACAACCACTGGCACTTCACCGACTTCGCCCGTTACAGCCTGCTGAACGCGAAGCAGACCGAGGTGGTGCGGAGCCAGAAGGAGGCGTTCTGCCTAGCCGCGACGGACGCCATCGACTACACGGTGAAGGGCGCGAACTGGCACCCGGACAACACCGACCTGCACACCGCCTGCGGCGATCACGGCTCGCTGTCGGTGCGTGAGGTCCTGGACGTCGGCTCCGGCGACACCTACGAGCAATCCCTGCCCGGGCAGTCCTTCGACATCACCAACCTGGCCAACGGCACGTACTACGTCCAGGTCAGCGCCAACCCGGAGAACCGCCTGTACGAGTCGAACACCAAGAACAACGTTGCTCTGCGCAAGGTGATCCTTGGCGGCACCAAGCACCACCGCACCGTGCAGGTCCCGCCGGTCGGTGTCATCACCGCTCCCTAG